CCGGCCAACCTGACGGCCCCTCCGCAGGAACTGGGGCTGGCCCTGTCCATCCTGCCGGTGTTCGTGACCGCCTACAGTTTCCACGTGGTGTTGCCGTCCATCGCCGAGTACCTGGACAATGACCCCACCGAGCTGCGCCGCGCCGTGCTGTGGGGCACCGCTATTCCTCTGGTCGCCTATCTGCTGTGGCAAATGGCGATTCACGGCCTGATTCCGCAGGACCAGCTGAGCAAGGTCACGTCGTTGGAGCAGCTGAGCGCCCTGGTTACCCAGCTGACCGGCAACCGCTTTCTGGGCACCGGAATGGACCTGTTCTCGGGCCTGTCGCTGACCACCTCGTTTCTGGGAATTGGTCTCTCGCTGACCGACAGTCTGCGCGACAGCTTTCCGGGCATTTCGCTGACCGGCGACCGGCGCGGCTGGCCGATCATCCTGCTGACGCTGGTGCCGCCTATCCTGGTGGCGCTGCTGGCCCCCAAGGCTTTTGTGGTGCTGCTGGCCTACAGCGGCCTGATGGCGGTGATTTACAGCATCCTGCTGCCGGTGCTGCTGGTGCGCCGGGCCCGCAGCCAGGGTCAGGAGATCCGGCTGCCGGGCGGCCAGGGTGTCCTCTGGGCGATCCTGCTGATCGGGGCGGTGCTGCTGTTGGTGCCCTTCCTCTCTCAGCTGGGCCTGCTGCCGCAGGTGGCCGGCTGAGAGCAGCTTAGCAACCAAGGCGGCGGGGAAACTGGCAGCCTAAACATTCCGGGCCCAGACGTTTCTAGTGCAGAGCCGCTTCCAAGTCTCCTAGTGAAACTGCCTGGGTAGCCTGATCCAGCACGGCCTGGCCTTCACGCAGCGCCAGCACCCGCTGACCCAACGTGAGGGCTTCTTCCAGCTGGTGGGTTACGAAAACCACCGTCACGCCCTGCTGGCGCCAGATGTCCAGCAGTTCGCTGCTCAGCCGCTCGCGGGTGGCCGGGTCCAGCGCGCTGAACGGCTCGTCCAGCAGCAGCACCCCTGGCCGGACCGCCAGTGCACGCGCCAGGCTAACCCGCTGACGTTGCCCGCCGCTCAACTCGTGTACCCGGCGTTCTCCCAGGTCCGGCAGGCCCACCAGCGCCAAGCTGTCCTGCACGCGGCGCTCCTGCTCCGTGCGCGGTAGCCCCTGCAGCCCGAAGCGGACATTGCCGGCCACCGTCAGCCAGGGAAACAGCGCCGGCTCCTGCTGCACCAGCGTCAGGCGGGGGTGGGGCCCCCACACCGGGGCGCTGTCCAAGCGAATTTCGCCGGTTTGCGGGGCCAGGAAGCCGGCCAGCAGCCCCAGCAAGGTGCTTTTGCCACTGCCGGAAGGCCCCACCACACACAGAAACTCGCCCGGAGCCACCTGCAGGTCCAGTGGGCCCACGCCGGCCTGCGGAGCCGCGCCCTTCTGCCCGCGCCGGGTGCGGTAGTGGTAACTCACGCCCCGCAGGCTCAGCTCGGCGCCGGTTCCGGGGGCTGGCGCAGTCACAGGGCGGGTCATGCGCTGGCCTCCAGGCCATAGTCTCGCCGCACCCGGCCCTCGACCTGTCGCAGCAGGGCATCGAAAGCCCCACCGATCAGCCCGATAATCAAGATGGTCGCCAGCACCAGCGCCACGTTGGCGGTGTTGCGGCCCACTTCCAGTTGCTGGCCCAGGCTGCCGGCGCCCGCAATCAGAAGTTCACCGCCGATCAGGGCGCGCCAGGCGAAACTCCAGGCAGTACGAAGGCCACCCAGAATGCTGGGTAACGCCGCTGGCAGCAGTACCCGCAGCGTCAGCGCCGGCCCGCTGGCCCCCAGGGTACGGCCCGCCGCCCGCAGCGCCGGCGGCACATTCAGCAGCGCCCCCGAGACAGCCAGCGCCACCGGAATCAGGGCTTCCAGCACCACCACAGCCAGCACCGCCCGCTCGTTCAGCCCAAAAAACAGAATGGCGAAAGGGACGAAGGCAATGCTGGGCACGCTCTGCAGGCCGGTCAGGTAGGCGCCCAGGGTGGCCCGCAGCGGCACCCAAATGCCCATCAGGATTCCCAGCAGGCCACCAGTCAGCAGGGCCAGAAGATAGCCGGATAGCACCCGGCGCAGGCTGCTCAGCACCGAGATCAGCAGTTTGCCGTCCTGGGGACCTGTGCCCCACAGACCGTAACTGATCTCGTCCCAGACGGCACCGGGGCTAGGAAATACATAGGGCGGGTACAGTTTCAGCACATCGGTCACTAGCCACCAGACGGTCAGCAGCAACAGCAGGCCGCCCAGTTGCCAGGCCAGAGCGGTCCAGCGGCCAGGGGTGCGGGAGGCGGAAGAAGGCACAGTTTCTGTCATGAACACATCCAGGCAAAGGGGAGAAAACGGTGATATGGCTTGATT
This window of the Deinococcus sp. Marseille-Q6407 genome carries:
- a CDS encoding ABC transporter ATP-binding protein, coding for MTRPVTAPAPGTGAELSLRGVSYHYRTRRGQKGAAPQAGVGPLDLQVAPGEFLCVVGPSGSGKSTLLGLLAGFLAPQTGEIRLDSAPVWGPHPRLTLVQQEPALFPWLTVAGNVRFGLQGLPRTEQERRVQDSLALVGLPDLGERRVHELSGGQRQRVSLARALAVRPGVLLLDEPFSALDPATRERLSSELLDIWRQQGVTVVFVTHQLEEALTLGQRVLALREGQAVLDQATQAVSLGDLEAALH
- a CDS encoding amino acid permease; this encodes MAAQAQGKTWGAVMLIAGTTLGAGMLAMPLATARAGFWLTSLGLLAVWALSYFTALMFLEIYRYHTPEEGFSTLAGQAYGKLARLIVTLAILLYMYGLMAAYASQGGTLVSRLLGLGYVPSALLYTALFGWVIKRGVRSVDQVNRGLFPVQLLVFAGLLALMLPRIAPANLTAPPQELGLALSILPVFVTAYSFHVVLPSIAEYLDNDPTELRRAVLWGTAIPLVAYLLWQMAIHGLIPQDQLSKVTSLEQLSALVTQLTGNRFLGTGMDLFSGLSLTTSFLGIGLSLTDSLRDSFPGISLTGDRRGWPIILLTLVPPILVALLAPKAFVVLLAYSGLMAVIYSILLPVLLVRRARSQGQEIRLPGGQGVLWAILLIGAVLLLVPFLSQLGLLPQVAG
- a CDS encoding ABC transporter permease; amino-acid sequence: MTETVPSSASRTPGRWTALAWQLGGLLLLLTVWWLVTDVLKLYPPYVFPSPGAVWDEISYGLWGTGPQDGKLLISVLSSLRRVLSGYLLALLTGGLLGILMGIWVPLRATLGAYLTGLQSVPSIAFVPFAILFFGLNERAVLAVVVLEALIPVALAVSGALLNVPPALRAAGRTLGASGPALTLRVLLPAALPSILGGLRTAWSFAWRALIGGELLIAGAGSLGQQLEVGRNTANVALVLATILIIGLIGGAFDALLRQVEGRVRRDYGLEASA